In Bacteroidia bacterium, a genomic segment contains:
- a CDS encoding T9SS type A sorting domain-containing protein, which yields MKSSISNRYIFLLFVIYIFPQPAFSQYLGGNANGFAINTLTQTVCPALASTNIYYGGNADGFALNTLTQTVCPPLPSTNIYYGGNADGFALNTLTQSVCPPLPSTNIFFGGNADGFAFNNLQQSNCYIALPIELLSWEAQCEQREVILKWTTASEINNDYFTIEKSIDGANWQLVGKVKGAGNSTGIKKYTFTDINSKSDTTVYYRLSQTNFDGTTVFFNEISVTCEDSNEKNVFVYPNPTSGNFNLHFINGMEETVQDIDVYTVLGQNIFHQTSANKSISVFQTINLSDYSDGIYFLKIQTLNGIITKKIMINKF from the coding sequence ATGAAAAGCAGTATAAGTAATCGGTATATTTTTTTATTGTTTGTGATTTACATTTTTCCTCAGCCTGCTTTTTCTCAATACTTAGGTGGCAATGCTAATGGTTTTGCTATTAATACACTTACTCAAACTGTTTGTCCTGCCTTAGCCAGTACCAATATTTACTATGGCGGCAATGCTGATGGTTTTGCACTTAACACACTTACTCAAACTGTTTGCCCTCCATTGCCCAGTACCAATATTTACTATGGCGGAAATGCTGATGGTTTTGCACTTAACACACTTACACAATCTGTTTGTCCTCCATTGCCCAGTACAAATATTTTTTTTGGCGGAAATGCTGATGGTTTTGCGTTCAATAATTTGCAACAGTCTAATTGTTATATTGCCTTACCAATTGAGTTACTTTCTTGGGAAGCACAATGTGAGCAAAGGGAGGTTATTTTAAAATGGACAACGGCATCAGAAATCAATAATGATTATTTTACCATTGAAAAATCAATAGATGGCGCAAACTGGCAATTAGTAGGCAAAGTGAAGGGTGCAGGAAATAGTACTGGAATAAAAAAGTACACATTTACAGATATAAATTCCAAATCTGACACTACCGTTTATTATCGCCTTAGCCAGACCAATTTTGACGGCACCACCGTTTTCTTCAACGAAATAAGTGTTACTTGCGAAGACAGCAACGAAAAAAATGTTTTTGTTTATCCCAATCCTACTTCAGGAAACTTTAATTTGCATTTCATCAATGGAATGGAAGAAACCGTTCAAGATATAGATGTATATACCGTTTTAGGACAAAATATTTTTCATCAAACAAGTGCCAACAAAAGCATTAGTGTATTTCAAACGATTAATTTATCAGACTATTCAGACGGAATTTACTTTTTAAAAATTCAAACCTTAAATGGAATCATCACAAAAAAAATTATGATAAATAAATTTTAA
- a CDS encoding phage holin family protein, which yields MGLFLIVINAFIILLASKLVTGFAVQGFGTTLIFGVVLWIVNSALEGLNKALEKINFSKLLFYHQKNASQKNNFSKPTFSDYICGSQTKTYVVDRRKL from the coding sequence TTGGGATTATTTCTAATTGTCATCAATGCTTTTATTATTTTACTTGCGAGTAAGTTAGTTACTGGCTTTGCGGTGCAAGGTTTCGGAACGACTTTAATTTTCGGAGTTGTACTTTGGATTGTTAACTCAGCTCTTGAAGGATTAAATAAAGCACTCGAAAAAATTAATTTTTCAAAGCTCCTTTTTTATCATCAGAAAAATGCCTCTCAAAAAAATAATTTTTCGAAGCCTACTTTTTCTGATTATATTTGCGGCTCACAAACAAAAACCTATGTTGTAGATAGGCGCAAACTATGA
- the thrS gene encoding threonine--tRNA ligase, with amino-acid sequence MINITLPDGSKRQYERGTTALEIAKSISEGLARNVLAAKVNGEIWDASRPINDDSLLTLLTWNDTEGKSTLWHSSAHLLAEALESIYPGVKFGIGPAIENGFYYDIDLGGKTISSDDFKKIEDKMLDLARQSNKYIRKEVSKKDAISYFTEKNDEYKLDLLKDLEDGKITFYSQGNFTDLCRGPHIPDTGFIKAVKLMNIAGAYWRGDEKNKQLTRIYGITFPKQKELAEYLILLEEAKKRDHRKIGKELELFAFSEKVGMGLPLWLPKGTALREKLEQFMRKAQIKAGYLPVITPHIGNKNLYITSGHYEKYGKDSFQPIRTPHEGEEFFLKPMNCPHHCEIYKTSPKSYKDLPIRLAEFGTVYRYEQAGELHGLTRVRGFTQDDAHIFCRPDQVKEEFCKVIDLVLYVFKALDFENFTAQISLRDPNNKEKYIGSDENWKLAEDAIIESAKEKGLTTVVELGEAAFYGPKLDFMVKDAIGRKWQLGTIQVDYNLPERFELEYTGSDNQKHRPVMIHRAPFGSLERFVAVLIEHCAGKFPLWLTPEQVAILPISDKYNDYAKKVLELLNNYDIRGFVDERSEKIGRKIRDTELKKIPFMLIVGEKEQADNTVSARKQGEGDTGTFSVKEFAEVIKKEIDAKLATFE; translated from the coding sequence ATGATAAACATTACCTTACCGGACGGTTCCAAAAGACAATACGAACGCGGAACAACAGCTCTCGAAATCGCGAAAAGCATTAGCGAAGGTTTAGCACGAAATGTGCTTGCCGCCAAAGTAAATGGAGAAATTTGGGATGCTTCCCGACCGATAAACGACGATTCCTTACTGACATTATTGACGTGGAACGATACCGAAGGAAAATCTACACTTTGGCATTCCTCCGCGCATTTGCTGGCGGAAGCACTGGAAAGCATTTATCCAGGCGTAAAATTCGGAATTGGTCCTGCCATCGAAAATGGTTTTTATTACGATATTGATTTGGGTGGGAAAACAATTTCTTCAGATGATTTCAAAAAAATTGAAGATAAAATGTTGGACTTGGCGCGCCAAAGCAACAAATATATCCGAAAAGAAGTTTCTAAAAAAGATGCTATTTCCTATTTCACCGAGAAAAACGATGAATACAAATTGGACTTGTTGAAAGATTTGGAAGACGGAAAAATTACATTTTATTCGCAAGGTAATTTTACTGATTTATGTCGTGGTCCGCACATTCCGGATACTGGTTTTATAAAAGCGGTAAAGTTGATGAACATTGCCGGAGCGTATTGGCGAGGTGATGAAAAAAACAAACAATTAACACGTATTTACGGCATCACTTTTCCGAAACAAAAAGAATTAGCGGAGTATTTAATTTTGTTGGAAGAAGCTAAAAAGCGCGACCATCGTAAGATTGGAAAAGAATTAGAATTGTTTGCTTTTTCTGAAAAAGTAGGAATGGGACTTCCTTTGTGGCTTCCGAAAGGTACTGCTTTGCGCGAAAAATTAGAACAATTTATGCGTAAAGCCCAAATAAAAGCAGGTTATTTACCAGTTATTACGCCTCACATCGGAAATAAAAATTTGTACATCACTTCCGGACATTACGAGAAATACGGAAAAGATTCTTTTCAACCGATTCGCACGCCACACGAAGGCGAAGAATTTTTTTTGAAACCGATGAATTGTCCGCACCATTGCGAGATTTATAAAACATCACCAAAATCATACAAAGATTTACCTATTCGTTTGGCTGAATTCGGAACTGTTTATCGTTATGAACAAGCCGGAGAATTGCATGGATTAACAAGAGTACGCGGTTTTACACAAGATGACGCGCACATATTTTGTCGTCCAGATCAAGTAAAAGAAGAATTTTGTAAAGTGATTGATTTGGTTTTATATGTTTTTAAAGCATTGGATTTTGAAAATTTTACGGCACAAATTTCTTTGCGCGATCCAAACAATAAAGAAAAATACATTGGCTCTGACGAAAATTGGAAATTAGCCGAAGATGCGATCATTGAATCTGCCAAAGAAAAAGGATTAACAACTGTTGTAGAATTGGGGGAAGCTGCCTTTTACGGACCGAAACTCGATTTTATGGTGAAGGATGCCATTGGTCGGAAATGGCAATTGGGAACCATTCAAGTAGATTATAATTTGCCGGAACGTTTCGAATTGGAATATACTGGAAGCGACAATCAAAAACATCGCCCAGTAATGATTCACCGTGCGCCTTTTGGCTCGTTGGAGCGTTTTGTGGCTGTATTGATAGAACATTGCGCTGGAAAATTTCCGCTTTGGCTCACGCCTGAACAAGTTGCGATACTTCCCATCAGCGATAAGTACAACGATTATGCAAAAAAAGTTTTGGAATTGCTAAATAATTACGATATTCGCGGCTTCGTTGACGAAAGGAGTGAGAAAATTGGCAGAAAAATTCGGGATACAGAATTGAAAAAAATTCCTTTTATGCTGATTGTTGGAGAAAAAGAGCAGGCGGATAATACAGTGTCAGCAAGGAAACAAGGCGAAGGAGATACCGGAACATTTTCCGTTAAAGAATTTGCCGAAGTGATTAAAAAAGAAATTGACGCCAAATTGGCGACGTTTGAATAA
- the infC gene encoding translation initiation factor IF-3 → MATPFTPFVRSADRGRFQKKEDPHFINERIKARTVRVVGEGIEQGVFSIEKALQIAVEAGLDLIEISPNAEPPVCKVADYKKFLYEQKKKQKELKAKAAKIVVKEIRFGPNTDEHDYNFKKNHALKFLQEGAKVKAFVFFRGRSILFKEQGEILLLRFAQELEEHGKVEQLPLLEGKRMIMIVSPKKNK, encoded by the coding sequence ATAGCAACGCCATTTACACCCTTTGTTCGCTCGGCAGACAGAGGTCGTTTCCAGAAAAAAGAAGACCCACATTTTATCAATGAACGGATCAAAGCACGCACCGTTCGCGTGGTAGGAGAAGGGATAGAACAAGGTGTTTTTTCGATTGAAAAAGCACTTCAGATAGCTGTAGAAGCTGGTTTGGATTTGATAGAGATTTCGCCCAATGCGGAGCCTCCTGTGTGTAAAGTTGCCGATTATAAAAAGTTTTTATACGAGCAAAAAAAGAAACAAAAAGAGTTAAAAGCGAAAGCCGCGAAGATTGTTGTAAAAGAAATTCGTTTTGGACCAAATACAGATGAGCACGATTATAATTTCAAAAAAAATCATGCCCTAAAATTTTTACAAGAAGGCGCAAAGGTGAAAGCATTTGTGTTTTTTAGAGGACGTTCTATTTTATTTAAAGAGCAAGGTGAAATTTTATTATTGCGTTTCGCGCAAGAGTTGGAAGAACATGGAAAAGTAGAGCAATTGCCTTTATTAGAGGGAAAAAGAATGATTATGATTGTTTCTCCCAAAAAAAATAAGTAA
- the rpmI gene encoding 50S ribosomal protein L35: protein MPKVKTNSSAKKRFSFTGTGKIKRKHAFKSHILTKKSTKRKRGLTHTGTVDKADTGRIKSLLGVGN from the coding sequence ATGCCAAAAGTAAAAACCAATTCCAGCGCGAAAAAAAGATTTTCGTTTACCGGAACAGGAAAAATTAAACGGAAACACGCTTTCAAAAGCCATATCCTGACGAAAAAATCCACCAAAAGAAAACGTGGTTTGACACACACTGGAACTGTTGACAAAGCAGATACAGGACGTATCAAATCATTACTTGGAGTTGGAAATTAA